The sequence ACGCAGGACAACTCCGATTTCAAGAACGATGTCAAGCAGGTTGTTCAGACCAGTTACCAGAACGTAGTCAATTTGCGGGCCGGTGCCGAAATTCGGGCAGGCTTGCTTCGGCTTCGCGCGGGGGTGGCTTATTTGCCAAGTGCCTACAAACTCGACCTGGATCGGGTAGCGCGGGGAGACCGGGATAAATTACTGTTGTCGGCTGGTCTAGGCGTCAGAAACGAGCGTTTCTTCGCCGATCTGTCGGGTTCGTATCTCACCTACAAAACGGGCTTTACGCCATTTCAACTGCCTAGCAGTTCCGATACGCCAACCGTCGCAACGAACAATAGCAATACCAATCTGATGCTATCGTTCGGCGTATTTTTCTAAAAAAATCGATTTAACGCCAAAGCGGCCATGAATGAAACGTTTCATTCATGGCCGCTTTGGCGTTGATACCATTACATCCAGGCTCCTATCCGCCTGAGCACTTCGTCCTCATTCGTCTCCCCTGAAACAATGATATTTGCCTGACTGTAGAAAGGCAAACGCGTTATATACCGTTGTTGCAGTGTATTGAACAATTCAGGGTCGCTCGGATTATTGAGCGGACGGTCATCGGCAGCATGTGCCTGGATTCGCCGGACTAATATCTCGACTGGCACATCCAGAAATACAGAAATACCCGTCGCATTAATGTATTCGATGTTGTTGTGAAAACAGGGCATTCCACCACCCGTCGAAACGACTGCACTATCGCCCGGTCGGATGGTTCGTAAAATCCGACGTTCGGCTTCCCGGAAATAGGCTTCGCCGAATTGCGCAAAAATGTCAGGAATCGATCGTCCTTCGTCGCGAACGATCTGTTTATCCGTATCGATAAAACGGTAGTGAAGTGCGTCGGCTACGCGCTTACCCAGCGTACTCTTGCCAGAGGACGGCATTCCGATCAGGAAAATATTTTTCAAGCAAACAAGTTTTCCGTTTTCCGTTTTCCCCTTACAGTGCATACCGTTTCTTTGTCGGCCTCAGTCAACTAAAAAGGAAAGCGAAAAACTATTTAACCAAAGATTGTACTTCAGCCGCATCCGGGGTTGAATTGTAATGCCATTTTCCGCGAACAACGCCATTATGGAGCAGCCATGTGCCCGGATTCGAGCGCATAATTGTTTTCAGAACGGTAGCATCGGCCTTGTAATAAGACACGTTATTGAGCTGAAACTCCTGCCGAAAGGCCTTGATCTCATCGTCGCTGGCCGAAGTTAGTATGTAAGGCGTCACCTTTGATCCTTGTAATCCTTCGGCCAGTGCCCGAATCGCGGGAAGACTCCCCGCGTCAATATCCTTTATGTTTTTGACGATAATGAACAGTTTATCCCCTTCAAAGGTCTGCTGCGTAAAATCGCCTTCATCATTCCAGACCCGATAATCGGTGATTTTCGGTTTCGCACTCTCATTGACCAAAACCATCTCCTTGAACTTATAGCTCTGATCGGTCGGATACTGATCAAAATCGCTCGTTTTCCCGTCCTTCTCCATGACATATTTATACCGTAATGGTTCGGATGGCTTCATTTGGGCCGGAATACTCTTCCCGACAGCGTAAGGCAGCATATCGATTGGTGGAAGAAACGAAATGGCATAAACGCCCAAACCAAGCGTCAGTATGGTCGTTAAAGCCACGACCCAGCCGGTTTTCCGGGGAGTGATCCGGTTACGATGCCCGATAATGAACAAAATCAGAATCGTCAGCACAACGTCCTTGCTGAACGACGTCCAGGGTTTTAGTTTGATGGCATCGCCAAAGCAACCACAATCTGTTACGCGATTGAAATAAGCCGAATAAAATGTCAAAAACGTGAAGAATACGATCAGGAAAAACAGTAACCAGGTTGTAACCTTGGGTTTATAAGAAACCAGCAGTGCGACGCCCAGAATTATTTCGGCCGCACAGAACAGCACCGACATAGCCAGTGTGAATGGTACCAGCGCCATGAAGAAATCGTGGAGGAACGGAACGTCGACCGCGAAAACTTCAAAATATTCTTCAAACTTGATCTGCGTACCAACAGGGTCATTCAGTTTGATGAATCCCGAAAACACAAAAACGATACCGACCAGAAAGCGGGCTATTCGGGCGGCAATAAGCATCGGTGGTGTACCGGTTTTAACTTTGGGTTGAGTGGCTGCTGTGGTCATGCAAGTAAGTTGGAAAGTCCGCCAGTATGGGGCGATCCGAAATCCAGTCTCTTCATAGCGGGCTTTCACCGCAACAACGGAGTATCCGCGTTACTTTTTATCAAACAAAAAACGGCGTAGTTTATCATATCCATATAATTGGCTTCAACTCCTTCCGAAACCAATGTATTTCCCTGATTATCCTCAATTTGCTTTGTGCGGAGCAGTTTCATCAGAATGATATCCGTCATCGAGCTAATACGCATCTCACGCCAGGCTTCGCCATAATCATGGTTTTTGGCAAATAACAGGTCAATAACCCGACCTATCTGCCCATCGTATAGTGTTTCGAGTTCATCAGTTGGAATGTCGGTACGTGGGTC comes from Spirosoma aureum and encodes:
- a CDS encoding shikimate kinase, whose protein sequence is MKNIFLIGMPSSGKSTLGKRVADALHYRFIDTDKQIVRDEGRSIPDIFAQFGEAYFREAERRILRTIRPGDSAVVSTGGGMPCFHNNIEYINATGISVFLDVPVEILVRRIQAHAADDRPLNNPSDPELFNTLQQRYITRLPFYSQANIIVSGETNEDEVLRRIGAWM
- a CDS encoding BT_3928 family protein; this translates as MTTAATQPKVKTGTPPMLIAARIARFLVGIVFVFSGFIKLNDPVGTQIKFEEYFEVFAVDVPFLHDFFMALVPFTLAMSVLFCAAEIILGVALLVSYKPKVTTWLLFFLIVFFTFLTFYSAYFNRVTDCGCFGDAIKLKPWTSFSKDVVLTILILFIIGHRNRITPRKTGWVVALTTILTLGLGVYAISFLPPIDMLPYAVGKSIPAQMKPSEPLRYKYVMEKDGKTSDFDQYPTDQSYKFKEMVLVNESAKPKITDYRVWNDEGDFTQQTFEGDKLFIIVKNIKDIDAGSLPAIRALAEGLQGSKVTPYILTSASDDEIKAFRQEFQLNNVSYYKADATVLKTIMRSNPGTWLLHNGVVRGKWHYNSTPDAAEVQSLVK
- a CDS encoding DUF1599 domain-containing protein, with product MQNTEIEYRHVIQRCKDLFLKKNKDYGTAWRILRLSSITDQIYIKAQRIRTLQETGVSRVGEGIEPEFVGIINYCVMALIQLQLVNDPRTDIPTDELETLYDGQIGRVIDLLFAKNHDYGEAWREMRISSMTDIILMKLLRTKQIEDNQGNTLVSEGVEANYMDMINYAVFCLIKSNADTPLLR